tttatagtttatacaaCAATGATAAAAACCTTTATAGCTTCAATTCTTCTGCGATCACAACTTTTTCCATAACTTGCTAAAGTGGGCAACTATAAGTAGCGGACGATTACTTTTACATGAACTTACCCTTTTTTTCAACCACTCACACTTAACCACATCAGAGTTATAGTTTATACAAGAATCATAACCAAacatacaataaaatatatatatatatatatataaaataaataaaaaataaaaaaactgcaatgtctaaaaatatttgttCAGCATCTTTAAGATTAAGAAGggtaacaaaattaaaaaaaaaatacaaaaaaatacaaaaaaaacccagatttcaaaaatacaaaattggtTAGTGAATCGTGCTTAAGAGGCATAACATCAAACAGTTGGAAGGCAAAGGACAAGAGAAAGGTTGGGATTCAGAATTCAGATCTGATCCAACTTCCAAGTAAAGTACAGAATGAACAATTAACAACCATTACGCATACATACATACTATCTGCTTCTAGAATCTACACTCTTGATTGAGAAATTGAAAGATTTTAACTTTACCTATAATAGCTTGCTCCAACGCTAGAAAATCTGATGGGTACGGCGAATTCGAATCGATCCTAAAACTCTAAAAGTAAAAGAGAATTTGGGGTTTCACTTTCAGTCTCAGACTTTCAGCTTTCTATAGAGAGAGATAAAAAGGCGGGGATTTTAAAGGCACTCCAAAATAGTAGTGGATATTTTGGCGGGAACATGTGAATTCATTAATTTAGTACTTGGGACTTTGGCCTGCTTGGCTGGCTTGTGAATATTGGAtttgctttttagtttttagcataTAAGTTTTTGAAGTAAATAAGTCAATAAGAAGTTAAGAACAAGTTTATCTAAAACACACATTCTAAAAATGTCATTACTCattatgataaaatattttgaataagGGGGCTTAGTTAGGGGAGGTGGTATGCAACAACCCTCTCACAACATGTACAAGGGTCATCTGATTATAAGAGACCAATTGTATGCAATGGAAACaggttattattttttgagtttggaGGATTAAATCCCAACCAAGGACTGCAAATTCCCCAATCCCTCTCATTTAGCAAtagtaatagttttttttttttaagagaattttAACTTATGACGTCCACTCttaatgataactttttatcattaaatccAGACACCAATCGATTTTCTATGTAGACGGAGATTGAATCTcggatctcttattcaactattagaaaCTTTACTAATTAAGCTAACTGAAATTCATGTGATAATTgtctctcaacaaaaaataataataataatggtttaatttagttttctttttcgtgctgtgttttttaaaaaaatatagtttttagtAAACTGTTTctgtattctaaaaaaaattatttcccaACTTTTAAAGTCTTTGAGTCAAGTCATATATTTTGATTAGTTGATAGATTTTCCAAACTTTGACATTGTTTTGAccattttgatttatttaattaacttattaaatattattacatatgttttaaataaattagttattaattgaatatatttaaaatttatagtaaaaatacCCTTTATACatgtatatctatataataCTTAATTTTATTAAGTATTTGTGTATTTTACAAGAAAATTGATTCACGATACTATTCATGTTTTAACAAATATACTACTtacttaataataaataataataaaaagattcaaGATACAATTTTGACATATATAATATCATGTTTTGACAAATATACTATTTACGCTCTATTTGTTTCaacaatgatgttttttagaaaatgagtcattttccaataatcattttcaataaaactatttcatttttcaatgtttaatagtaactttaaatgagttgaaaaataacctcctaacttcccttatttagtttGCTGTGAGAtagaattattttctaaaaaaatttagtgaaaaacaatctctaaaaataagccaaactttttatgttgaccaaagataattttcttttgacttatctttttttatgctaccaaacactaTAAAAcacggaaaactatctttacacaaaattttccatcGAAACCAAAACAAGCAGAGCGTTACTTAAAAGGCTAGAAGCTAATGTGGGCGCAAAATCTGtgtacagttttttattttatgacacTATGTGTACTGAGATAAAACGTGCAACAAACACATATTTAAATcctacttcaaattaaaaactacTAGCAAAAAGTTCAGTCAGTTCTCTTTTGTCCATGGCtcatcaatttcaaaataataataaaaggattgtCGGTAGAGAGGCTGAATTATTTTCCATTTGCAAATTATATGCACTATTTATGTAAAGTAAGCTCTCTTTTTCCCAAAATACTTGTTGATTACTTGAACATCACTTATGAATAAACCGAACTTGACATATTCAGCCCATCATAGAATATAAAGTAGCCCGCACAGTCAATTTGGTCACAAGTATTGAGAGCTACAAATTGACCATGATTTTAGATCTGATGAATAAACAAATGGCACAGAAAACTCTAACGAGTTTCTTGGGAGATTAAATCAACAATTTACGTCTTAATAGCTACAAATCCACGAGCTAGTCCCTTTCAATCAACATTTTTCATCAAGAATTGAACATTAAAGATCAAAACTAAACATTCCATGCACTTTTGGACCGTGCACAGCTTGCATATGGGAGAATAGAACATTGAAGATCtcataacaaaaatagaaaCTGGGAAACTGCTTATAATGTTACTTCCATGGAAAATTAAACTGAGTATGAAGtacaaaagaaattaaacatTCAAACTGCAAATGACGATAAAAGCTCtccaacaaaaatttaaaaagcaaaGTTAAATGGAACAACTAGCTTTCCATATTCAACTGGAGAACAAAATTCTATCATTTAGGTGTTGGTGGCCCTAGTATAGATTTGCTGACTGGAATGAGAAGAGATCATCCTGATCGCACCCCTTGCCATCAAATCCTTAATTGCCCTGCGTGCTAGAGATCCACTAATCTGAAAATTGCAAGGCAGTATTAAAAAACAATCAATAATCATCATTTATTATGTACATTTAGCCATAAACTAATGGCAAGCAAAGCAACTTGTCTTGAATACAAAATTCAAGGTAATGATCACAACGCAGCAGTTAAAACTGCCACTAAAGATCTTTTTATAAGTTTTGTGCCAAGGAGTTGGGGGTAAAGAGGGATTTGAACTAGAAACCTCCATTTCATTAGGTGCTGTCCCTAGCCAACCTGCTACCTCTTAGGGTAAAAAATCGAGTAAAGGATTCAGTCCGTGCATGGGAAAAGATACATTATAAGTGAAATATCGCTGCaatatgtttttaaaacttattatcTTAATTAGCCTTTTAAATACTGCTCCATTCCCTTTACCCATTCTTTTCCAAGAATCAAAAAGAGGAAATGACATGGTTTTATAACTTCTTTACTCTCTTATCATCCTTTACACCATCTTACACAACCTTTCTGGAATGATGTCAATACAAGCACTAAAActagtaatattttttatgggtAAGTTATACACAGTGGGTCTTGAAGCATTGCATTAACCTCCACTTTGGTTTTACAAGGGAAGGAGGTGACAataaagagaaaacaaagataaaaatgatCAGATCCGAAGGCACAGTAcacaaatacatatttttttattggtaggTTACACATACACCTAATGATTTGATCACACCACCTCACCCTCCACTCATTTTTTGTGGAAGGAGAGAGTGCCTGTTTGAGCCATAGCTCATTGGCAACTTATTAAAACTCGAATAGCAGCGACATTAttaacaaaaaggaaagaagggaaagccCCTGTTATTAGTCTTGAAAATCTCAttgtaattgaaaaagaaaattcaaaaacttagaTGCTCACATTTCCTTCATGGTAAAAAGGGACAGCCCACCAAAAGATGAAAcaacattttaagaaaatacttCGGAAAGTGAAGAATACTCAGATATTATTTGGAATCTATTACAGAGGCCTAAAAAGTCATCAAATTCAGTATTTGAACATTAGAGTATGTTTGCTGTGTTTCGCTACTTGGGTTCGGAGGGTGTGTATTAGAATTAGTGTATAGTTTGGGTTGTATTACTCGAGCATGCTTGCTTTGTGGTAGTTGCTGTAGTTACTACACTTTATATGCAGAGAATTCACATTAACAAGTAcgaacaaataaacataaatacgAGCCAACAAAACATATACATGGCAACGAAAAAAGCAAATCTCAAACATACCCTCATGCGATCAGACAAGATTGAAGGAGTGACAAGCTTGTACTTGGGAGCTTCAACAAGAAGCTTGTCATAAGTTGCCTGATCAAACAGAACCATGTTGTTCACCTTCTCCTTTTGCTTACCCTTGCTCCATTTCTACATataatagccaaaaaaaaaaaaaccgaacaaCCTATGAGAGTCTACACAGAAAtctaaaaaccaaattaaaccaaaaatcaGTACCACATAAAATATTCCAAATCTCAACACAAAACCCCAATTACCAATAACCCATTGTCCCAATAATCCTTAAAATCTACAAATCCAGCAAAAACTTAAACCCAcaattggaaaacaaaaacaacgtCCTATTATAGCCATCATATAGAATATAGATCGATAATAAGCCTTGAATATATTGAAATTCAagcctaaccctaaccctaaatttaccttcttcttctgcttGCCTCCGCCGGACTTAGCGGGCTTGGAGGACGGAGGAGGAGCCTTCTCCTTCTTCGGTGCCTACATcatcaaaaacaaacaaacaaatggaaaatgaaaaatccaaTTCCAGAAATCGATTTTCCCAGGAAAATAGAAAGCTAGAATGAGCAAAAAGGTTAGGGTTTGTACCATTGAGTGATCTCTCGAAGTTGATTTCTAGGTCTTCTGGGGTGTGAGGGTTAGAAGAAGATGCTGCGGAGCAAAATGGAAGCGTAAGTGGGAAAATATTAGGTTTATATAGGTACTTTGTGTGGCTGAGAGATAGCTAGGGTTTTTGAGACGCAATGGAAGCGTGGTCGGGTGTTTGGATGCATGGACTAGGAAATGTATTTTCTAGAATAGGTGTATTCCGGTTtttgactattaattttttttttttttaagggaaatcgacagaattaattatttaattaattaaaatttgattaatcGGATGTAGAGTCCTAAGAAAATCAATATTtcaagagttaaaaaaaaaaaaaaaaaaaaaaaaaaaggtgggtgGCTCATGGGTAATAAGTGTAATGTAAATTTCGATGTCTTAAATTAAACATCCATCGTACTGTTGTTGATACTCATTCTTGGAACACATTTTCTATAAGCCTGATTCGAGCGAGTTCAACATCCTTGTAGGCccaatttatatattataatttactttattattttaaaaatggttCAAGTCTATATAACATAAAAAGAGTTTGAGAGTATAGTTTAGAAGGTataagtagatttttttttagccttttgCATGAGCCCAAAACATTAATGTTGCAAAGTGGTCTAAGGACATTTGTAGCACCTAAGGTTCGTGAAAAGGATTTGGTAGCCAAAATTTTCACCCAATTAGAGGCTTCTAGCTCCTTTTGTACGTTGCTAAACATTATAACCAATCTATTTTAGCCCCTTTAGCTTAGCTGGCACCCTTTCCTGACCTTGGCTATTAGACACCATTAAGACCAGCTTCCCAAGAACTAGCTAGGGAAAAGCAGCTATTGGCCTTAGTACAAAACTTTTCATAAATTATGCTAAAAGGCAAATCattttttcacccaaattaaaaTAACCATTTGCTTAACATATATAGGGTCCAAAGCCTCATTTAAGAACACtcaaaacttaatataaaaACTTGTCATTCATATCAAACAAGGCAAGCCATGTTTTGCCTCTGAAACCCTAACTATCAATCAAGGCAAGCCATGATTTGCCTCTAAAACCCTAACTTCAAAACAAAATCCCATTCAACCATGAAAGAGTTACAAAATATTGAGGAATAGGGGTGAAAATAGTAGTATCAATGAGTCTTCTTTATCTCTTTCACCACCTCTCCCAAATTATTCTTTCTTCTATATGTGCAAACAGTTCCAGATTTAATGTATTGtgcatatttttcatttcattattattttgcaCTATGATTTCATTCTTGTGATGCACCACATGTTGATGTGGATATGGGtttcaaacatttttatttttattttttatttttgctagcCATTGGGCAATAAAGGATAAAATTGTCATTGGGAAATAATAGATAAACTAGCCATTGGGCTTTTATGGGTTATTACTAACCAATAATTATAAACCATTATTATCATGAATAGCctatataatatttatcatcaCACCATTTCCTATAAGTCTTTTTTACTACtctatattttcaaaaacactattttattcTCATTGAGGTACAATTTTTTTCCACATGCCACATGTCCTAATTTCATTTGCCCACTCACATACAAGCCtcataaattattttgggcTCCACAAATATTTCCTATATTGAGCccaaataaatattttcgtaTTATTACCAAAATTGGGTCCacacaaatatttttcatatcattACCAAAATTGGGCCATAAAGTTATACCATCTCTATAAAAAGCTTAAACTCATTTATCTATACGACACCCTTTACAAAGTCCGTTGCTACACGACACCTATTACAAAGCTTGTTGCTACATGGTATCCTTTATAAAGCTCATTGCTACACAAAACTCATTataaagcccgttgctacaaaACACCTATTACAAAGTGCGTTACTACACGATACCCTTTACAAAGTCCACTGCTACACGACACCTATTACAAAGCCCAAGAGAAACACCTGGTAGTACTTATCAAAGCCCAAGCTTGGACCTAGCAATATTTTACAagatattgaaaatattattaacaGCCCAAATACTACTCTTGGCAATATCTTATTAAaaacccaaatattattttggcaatgTTCTACAAAAAACCCAATACTAGTTTGgcaatattttatcaaaaacccaaaactattaatttttgggcAAACAATTATTCTATTAAAGCCCAAAtatcatttgaaaaaaatattatataatgcTCAAAGCCCAGAGTTAATAATCTTTGGCAACAACATATTTTAGCATGCTAAATTTCCTAGCAAATATGCTAACTCATGGgaaacataaattatttatgacatatTATCCATCTCATAAAActatttttctacaaatttatgGGAATTATACTTACTTTttccacaaaaaatttcaattacaaAAGTCCATGTATATTACAAACCCATGGcaaaactatttattttgtagGGACATGTAAGCCCAAAAGCTCAATGACAAGGCCCAACCGAAATAATCCAGTCCATATGCCAAACCTCAACAACTAAAGTTCTTGTGGATGATTAAAATGGTTAGGTCGATTACAATTCAGTTTTAGCACAACTAAACTAACAGTTGGAACCCACTACAATCACCTTCAGCTTGTGAAATCAAGTCAAAAGGGACCACATGTCAAGCTAAGCTTAAACCCTTCCTTGGCAAGCCGATTTCTAATGATGTTGACAAAACATAAAGGCTGTGTTGATGCATGAAGGTTGAAGCCAGTCATCTCCTCTCTCTTTCCAACAAATTCGGTTAGGAAGCTAAAGGAAGCCATAACTAGACCTACAAAGCTTCTAGAATTGCCACTAAACACTTCATTACCttactaaaaatatgtattatttgGTTCATGACCAAGCACATGAAGCCTAATGGGGAAActtagggaaatgtggtttggaaGGCACCAATTAGAATGGATGTATACGTACCCAAAGTATATCTATGTGATGTTATATTCTCAATGGTTATCTTCCATTTTAACTGCCAACTATAAATGTGTGTAAGTTATGTTTTTTCTCTTGAATAAACAAAGGACAATCAAGATGAAACTACTCAAAACCAAAATGACAAAACGAATAACACAAAAATGAGATAAACAGCAACTCaaacaaattccaaaaaatagaaatgcACACTTCATTAAGatatgtctaaaaaaaaaaaaaaaaacaaaatcccttacaaaatttctaaataaattacaaagtaaagcttattttttaagcttaATTTGAAGCTTGGAAGTTTGATTGGCCGGTTTGTCTATTTTCGAGGTAGTTATTCCCTCTTTGTCTTTAGAAGCTTCCTCAGCGGGCATGACTGTAAAAGCCAAGTCTTGCTAAAATCCTTGAGAAGCTACCTCTACCTCCGGAACGAATGTAGCCTTATTCAAGGATACTTCTTGGGAAGCACCAGTCTCTTTTGTTGGTCCTTGTTGGCTAGGAAGAGGAGGATCCTGAGGCAATGCTTCTGGATTTGGATCAGTAGTTATGGAAGTCACTTCCTTTTGAGTAGAGGGAGGATCGGAGGCTCGGATTGCAAAAGGGTAAAACACATTTTCTGCTTTCCTCAACTCAGATGAAGCCTCAACCCTAGTTCGGTTAAGGGCTTCATCCCAAGTTTGAGCGCAGTAAATGCGGCATACCACTGGGACCTTTGCCCTAAGGGTTTCCTCGGTCTCAGCTATCCCGAGGTCATAACCCTTCTGCTCGGCCTCATCCATTGCCTTCTCAGCCTCAGCCCTTGCCTTCTTGGCCTCTTCCTTGGATTTCTCAACTTGATCCTTTAGCCTTTGGGTTTCCTCCAGCTACTTCTTAAGGGCTGCCATTTGCTCCCTAGTAGCATTCAATTCTTCATTTGCCTCGCGTAGACGCCTCCTCTGGTCCTCGGCTTGCCTCTGTGCGCCTTCCAAGGTCGAATCAGCGCTACGGCGAACTTGTTCCTCAGCAGTCAATCTTTTCCTCGCCTCGGCCAGATTGTGCTTAGATATGGTCAAAGTTTGTACGGCGGCCGTccattttttcctttcattttctaACTGCTGGTAGCAATTATTGAAAATCTCTTCCAGTCTGAAAGTGTTTTGGATAACCTAAAAGGAAAGGATCAACACCATAGTCAATAAAAAGTACATATCAGAAAATAATAATtgcaagtaaaacaaaaaaagggggagaaaagagTTAACACTATACCATTCCCAAATATCTTTTGTTGTTAAGGAAGAGTTTATTCTTCCTCGCATTCTTCAGTTCGGCTATATCCCTTAGAAGCAATAAAGCCTCCTCCACGGCCGAGGCTACATGGCACCCAATGCCACCATTGAAATCCCTAAGTGATGCGTCATCCTTCAGGGGCTCCCCACTGTGCATAGGTGTTAGCAGCCAAGCTTATGACTCGGGAAGCTGAGTGTCCGACCTCTCTTGGCTCCGTTGTGAGGTATGACTGATCTTCTGTTGCTTCGCAGCTCGTTGGGCCTCTTCTTCTCGGGTCAGACGGGATCTTCCGGTATCCACCACGTCTTTCTCTTTTTGCTCCCTTCGCCTTTTTAAGTCAGCAGCTTCAGGACTGACCGGCTGAGGTTGATAAGGAGGTTGGTGAGAAGCAAGAGGAGGAGACTTGGTGGGAGGAGGGGGAATCTGAGACTGTGCAGATCTCCCCGGTGCACCTTTCCCGGGCTGGTTCTCTATCAGCTCCATTAGACTTCTTTGGGGTTTCCTTTGTACACCCATTTCGTCAAAATCGTCCTCAGAGTGTATAGTCTGATTGAAAACCTCAAACTCGTCTGAAGAGTCTGTCAAATCTACAACTTCCTctggatttcttttttcttcttcttcttcttcttcttcctctcttctgtCCTCTTCTTCTTTGAGGACGGGTTGAGATGCGGATGCTCTTGTTGAAAGACTGGCAACGAAAAGTGGCTGGGTGAGGGGAGTGTCTCTAGGGAGCGGAACACCCTTTGGAACGACGAACCCCTGGTAGGCAACGCTGATACAGCGGAGCTGAAGGTCGCGAGCTCTGATTATGTATTTAGGAGCTTGGAAGCCGAATGAGAGAGGTGTGTATCTGAGGATCAAATGGGCTGCTCGGAGTTGACCGTTAGCTTCGTTCACATATATTTCGGCTCGCAACACCCTATCCAAGCTCGCTTTGTTAACTAAGTTGAGTTTGAGTTTGGTAGAATGTTTATCTGCAAAATCATAGAATTAAAGGAAAGTTTCATTAGAAACAAGAAtattgagacaaaaaaaaaaaaatgtaaaccaaAACTCATGAGTCTACGGCTATActcccacctggttctcccttTTTTGTTGGACAGGGCAAACCATCGTGCCATTCCCTGGAAAAGATAAGGAAATCTTCCTTCAAATTCTTATTTGAAGTGGGAAGGCACTGAATTAGCCTTACTGCGGGGTACCTTAATTTGAGATAATATCTCTGCCCCTTCAAATGGTGCAGATTATACACCCAGTTCACATCATGGTGGGTCAG
This genomic stretch from Quercus robur chromosome 4, dhQueRobu3.1, whole genome shotgun sequence harbors:
- the LOC126722352 gene encoding 40S ribosomal protein S25-4-like, giving the protein MAPKKEKAPPPSSKPAKSGGGKQKKKKWSKGKQKEKVNNMVLFDQATYDKLLVEAPKYKLVTPSILSDRMRISGSLARRAIKDLMARGAIRMISSHSSQQIYTRATNT